From the genome of Spinacia oleracea cultivar Varoflay chromosome 2, BTI_SOV_V1, whole genome shotgun sequence, one region includes:
- the LOC110790014 gene encoding chlorophyll a-b binding protein CP26, chloroplastic, translated as MASVAASTAAACLGKSELLGNSLNLRSATSAPCSTPSVGPCKIVALFNFGKKAATPPAKSKAKVAVASPADDELAKWYGPDRRIFLPDGLLDRDDIPEYLNGEVPGDYGYDPFGLGKKPEDFAKYQAFELIHARWAMLGAAGCVIPEAFNKFGANCGPEAVWFKTGALLLDGNTLNYFGKNIPINLVLAVVAEVVLLGGAEYYRITNGLDFEDKLHPGGPFDPLGLAKDPDQAALLKVKEIKNGRLAMFSMFAFFIQAYVTGQGPVENLSAHLSDPFGNNLLTVIGGAAERVPTL; from the exons ATGGCTTCGGTGGCGGCATCGACAGCGGCGGCGTGTCTAGGAAAGTCAGAATTGTTGGGGAATTCACTCAACTTAAGAAGTGCAACTTCCGCCCCATGTAGCACACCAAGTGTTGGTCCATGTAAGATTGTTGCTCTTTTTAATTTTGGTAAGAAGGCGGCTACTCCTCCTGCTAAGTCTAAGGCTAAGGTTGCTGTCGCTTCGCCTGCTGATGACGAGCTCGCTAAGTGGTATGGTCCTGACCGTAGGATCTTCTTGCCTGATGGTCTTTTGGACCGTGATGATATCCCTGAGTACCTCAACGGAGAAGTTCCCGGAGA CTATGGTTACGACCCTTTTGGTCTTGGCAAGAAGCCCGAGGACTTTGCCAA ATACCAAGCATTTGAGTTGATCCACGCCAGATGGGCAATGCTTGGAGCAGCTGGGTGTGTTATCCCAGAAGCCTTCAACAAATTTGGTGCTAACTGTGGTCCTGAAGCTGTTTGGTTCAAG ACTGGTGCCTTGTTGCTAGATGGAAACACCTTAAACTACTTTGGAAAGAACATTCCAATCAACCTTGTTCTTGCTGTTGTTGCTGAGGTTGTTCTTCTTGGTGGTGCTGAGTACTACAGAATCACTAATGGCTTG GACTTTGAGGACAAGCTTCACCCAGGAGGCCCATTTGACCCATTGGGCTTAGCAAAAGACCCAGACCAAGCAGCCTTGTTGAAGGTGAAGGAGATCAAGAATGGTAGGCTTGCAATGTTCTCAATGTTTGCATTCTTTATCCAAGCTTACGTGACGGGCCAAGGCCCAGTTGAGAATCTGTCTGCTCATCTTAGCGACCCATTCGGTAACAACTTGCTCACTGTCATTGGTGGAGCTGCTGAAAGAGTTCCCACCCTGTAA